From a region of the Pseudomonadota bacterium genome:
- a CDS encoding DUF4438 domain-containing protein, whose translation MLKNNKEKLICQSVIGEITSPLGGLSPYRIDPEGRSGIYPGVGGITYNLRIGDLATGLVADHVEPGVSISNFTQFQGQPGPNRALNQFSCAGNVATVVSGDAKGKTGRVTGKHGGIEHVLVDFDKDVLENLVIGDKIQIKACGCGLELEDSPVKVMNLDPGLLEKIDITIHDDGRLEVPVTHIVPARIMGSGIGSSHSQSGDYDIQLFDDETVEEYRLKNLRIGDFVAITDADATYGRIYKTGGVVIGIIVHSDCVLAGHGPGAMVVMSSRNGRIHPRIDPQANLKYYFSQM comes from the coding sequence ATGCTCAAAAACAATAAAGAGAAACTGATCTGCCAGTCGGTAATCGGCGAGATAACCTCCCCACTCGGCGGCTTGAGCCCTTATCGAATTGATCCTGAAGGCAGATCCGGCATTTACCCGGGTGTTGGCGGAATCACTTACAACCTGCGAATCGGTGATCTGGCGACCGGACTCGTCGCCGACCATGTGGAACCGGGGGTCAGTATCAGTAATTTCACCCAATTTCAGGGGCAACCCGGCCCGAACCGAGCCCTCAATCAATTTTCCTGCGCCGGCAATGTCGCCACCGTTGTTTCCGGCGATGCCAAGGGAAAAACCGGCAGGGTAACCGGAAAGCACGGTGGCATCGAGCACGTTCTGGTTGACTTCGACAAGGATGTCCTTGAAAATCTGGTCATTGGCGACAAAATCCAGATCAAGGCCTGCGGTTGCGGTCTGGAACTGGAAGACTCCCCGGTAAAGGTGATGAACCTCGATCCGGGCCTGCTTGAAAAAATCGATATCACCATCCATGACGATGGCCGCCTTGAAGTCCCGGTGACCCACATTGTCCCGGCCCGGATCATGGGGTCCGGTATCGGCTCTTCCCATAGTCAGAGCGGAGATTACGACATTCAGCTTTTCGATGATGAAACGGTTGAAGAGTATCGTTTAAAGAATCTTCGCATCGGCGATTTTGTCGCCATCACCGATGCCGATGCTACTTATGGCCGGATCTACAAAACCGGCGGCGTGGTGATCGGCATCATCGTTCATTCCGACTGCGTTCTGGCCGGCCACGGCCCGGGGGCCATGGTGGTCATGAGTTCCAGAAACGGTCGCATTCACCCGAGAATTGACCCCCAGGCCAACCTGAAATATTACTTCAGCCAGATGTAA
- the era gene encoding GTPase Era, whose product MADQQKIKSGVVALVGPPNVGKSTLLNSLLGQKISIVSPKPQTTRNRILGILNGPDHQLLLLDTPGVHKARSPLNIEMVRIAMETLDEVDAILFMIDVTLPLPTPAKNPAHILQGTRHPAILLLNKIDLVPPEKLLPILEVYKEIFPFRAIIPISALRNDGCEILLQELLPLIPEGPKLYPDDIPTDATERFIVAEIIREKIFLETRDEVPYSTAVIIDRFKEDEQKKMVTIDATILVEQNSQKGIIIGRQGSMLVKIGSTARHDIETLLGQKVLLKLFVKVEKNWTKNPRILQELGF is encoded by the coding sequence ATGGCAGATCAGCAGAAAATAAAGTCCGGGGTGGTTGCCCTGGTCGGCCCGCCGAATGTCGGGAAATCCACCCTGCTCAATTCCCTTCTCGGACAGAAGATATCCATCGTCTCCCCGAAACCGCAGACCACCCGAAACCGCATTCTCGGCATCCTGAACGGCCCGGACCATCAGTTGTTGCTCCTCGACACACCCGGAGTGCACAAGGCCAGAAGCCCGCTGAATATCGAGATGGTCAGGATCGCCATGGAAACCCTCGACGAGGTTGATGCCATCCTTTTCATGATCGATGTCACCCTGCCTCTACCCACCCCGGCCAAAAATCCGGCCCATATCCTCCAGGGCACCAGACATCCGGCCATTCTCCTGCTCAACAAGATCGACCTGGTCCCCCCGGAGAAACTGCTGCCGATTCTTGAAGTCTATAAAGAGATTTTCCCCTTCAGGGCGATCATCCCGATCTCGGCCCTGCGGAATGACGGCTGTGAAATTCTTCTGCAGGAACTCCTGCCCCTGATCCCCGAAGGACCGAAACTCTACCCGGATGATATCCCGACCGATGCGACCGAGCGTTTTATTGTGGCGGAGATCATCCGGGAAAAGATCTTTCTTGAAACTCGAGATGAAGTCCCCTACTCGACTGCGGTGATCATTGACCGATTCAAGGAGGACGAGCAAAAAAAAATGGTGACCATCGATGCCACCATTCTTGTGGAACAGAACTCCCAGAAAGGGATCATCATCGGCAGGCAGGGATCAATGCTCGTTAAAATCGGCAGTACGGCCCGGCATGATATTGAAACCCTGTTGGGTCAGAAGGTCCTGTTGAAACTGTTTGTGAAAGTCGAGAAGAACTGGACGAAAAACCCGCGGATTCTCCAGGAGCTGGGTTTTTAA
- a CDS encoding DUF721 domain-containing protein, with translation MMNDKQTISILGQIVKDICENRNWQEKLERHRVFSFWTKAVGQLIASHASPRLLRNTVLWVDVSDSVWMQQLHFQKTEMLESINARLHGVMIEDIRFQLASFFTPGKADLPTDLREKISAEPDPIETLEFDKMTSAIPDENIRQSMKKLWMAQKLRPK, from the coding sequence ATGATGAATGACAAGCAAACCATTTCCATCCTTGGCCAGATCGTAAAGGATATCTGTGAGAACAGGAACTGGCAGGAAAAACTTGAGCGGCACCGTGTGTTTTCTTTCTGGACAAAGGCGGTCGGCCAGCTCATAGCATCCCATGCGAGCCCCAGACTTTTGAGGAACACGGTGCTCTGGGTGGATGTTTCTGATTCGGTCTGGATGCAGCAGCTTCATTTTCAGAAGACCGAGATGCTCGAATCGATCAATGCAAGGCTGCATGGTGTGATGATTGAGGACATCCGTTTTCAGCTGGCAAGCTTCTTTACCCCAGGAAAAGCAGATCTCCCGACTGATCTGCGCGAAAAAATTTCTGCAGAACCAGATCCGATTGAGACACTTGAATTTGATAAAATGACTTCGGCGATCCCTGATGAAAATATCCGGCAGAGTATGAAGAAACTGTGGATGGCCCAGAAGTTGAGGCCGAAATAA
- a CDS encoding PilZ domain-containing protein translates to MADSKYNRSPWDIEEKRFTLINSTFQIRNTLEFVKKKHRLLTLCGEGLETPLKSVILKLSHQTLQIDKPIDWPGSPERFKIFFRDQNDTWNFMVSDLCEKEIYQLSLFIPGHLHKLTSRWHKRVETPYEARARFRYNNQSFADLQILNLSASGMLVCSGSETDQAEINSTVNNITIDIDDPKQPSSTIIDQGIVVRSYQHDDSGRVCHGITFIHKDQDSLQNLHRMLL, encoded by the coding sequence ATGGCAGATTCAAAATACAACCGTTCTCCCTGGGATATCGAGGAAAAACGCTTCACGCTGATAAACAGCACCTTTCAGATCAGAAACACCCTTGAGTTTGTCAAAAAAAAACACCGCCTTCTTACCCTGTGCGGTGAAGGGCTTGAAACTCCTCTGAAAAGTGTCATCCTGAAACTTTCCCACCAGACCCTCCAGATCGACAAACCTATCGACTGGCCGGGTTCCCCCGAAAGATTCAAAATTTTTTTCAGAGACCAGAACGACACCTGGAATTTCATGGTCTCCGATCTCTGTGAAAAAGAGATCTACCAGCTTTCTCTTTTCATCCCAGGCCATCTGCACAAACTGACGAGCCGATGGCACAAGCGGGTTGAAACCCCCTATGAAGCAAGAGCCAGGTTTCGTTACAACAACCAGTCATTTGCAGATCTGCAGATTTTAAACCTGAGTGCATCTGGAATGCTTGTCTGCAGCGGCTCTGAGACTGATCAGGCCGAGATAAATTCAACCGTGAACAACATCACCATCGACATTGATGATCCGAAACAGCCCTCTTCAACCATTATTGACCAGGGTATTGTCGTCCGATCATATCAGCATGATGATTCCGGCCGGGTCTGCCATGGCATAACTTTTATCCACAAAGATCAGGACTCTCTACAGAATCTTCACAGAATGCTTTTGTAA
- a CDS encoding RNB domain-containing ribonuclease produces MAHSGRIVEYIEHGKFICALVMEDDPKRLRVLNQNGREVKLPAARILHKTVQSYDGGESREDVQRLLQAVNNERQRLSEEIDLDAIWELASEGGQESFTPLFLAGLCFGEEPSEEQVAAFLRAVFADRFFFKFREGLIVVHPPEVVAQLRERAEREKESETFLAEGGSILLAIEKGDGATDDHPARKRILDLVRGYYLYGNDFEDSALARELLKQAGFNGDHDPYHLLVKAGFWQQDENYYLERFEVPTDFPEEVQAEAASCIEPDLDELLADGYRDLTDLPLITIDGALTRDFDDALHIEKIGENFRVGIHVADVSRYVKPRSPLFLEAEKRCTSLYFADRQIPMLPAELSEGACSLVKDRIRPVISVLALLTPAGEVLEYKVVRGVVRVRRQLSYEEANSLLADDPELAPLDRLGQVLRKNRIDNGALLMPIPDVLIDFAEDGEIRVTLADADSGARALIAEFMVLANTLGASYVADREVPGLFRSQEAPHRRLSEGFHRELYLNLRQRKYLRPAMITTTPKPHSCVGAVQYTTMTSPIRRFFDLVMQHQLSAILKGERMRFSKSELNGFIASITRLNSRANLVRRLRHRYWLLKYLVADGRERFPALVVDKGPRKVVVVLTDILLEGDLPPNQGARVEPGDMITVKLAKVSPLDDILRLEW; encoded by the coding sequence ATGGCCCACTCGGGCAGAATCGTCGAATATATCGAGCATGGCAAATTTATCTGCGCTCTGGTGATGGAGGATGACCCCAAGCGATTGCGGGTCCTGAACCAGAACGGACGGGAGGTCAAGCTGCCTGCGGCCAGGATTCTCCACAAAACCGTGCAATCTTACGATGGTGGGGAGAGCCGGGAGGATGTGCAGCGACTGCTTCAGGCTGTAAACAATGAACGGCAGCGGCTCTCTGAAGAGATTGATCTCGATGCCATCTGGGAGCTTGCGAGTGAAGGGGGGCAGGAGAGTTTTACTCCCCTTTTCCTTGCCGGACTGTGTTTTGGCGAAGAACCCTCCGAAGAGCAGGTCGCGGCTTTTTTACGTGCCGTGTTCGCCGACCGTTTCTTTTTCAAATTCCGGGAAGGTCTGATCGTCGTCCATCCTCCGGAGGTGGTGGCGCAGCTTAGGGAAAGGGCCGAGCGAGAAAAGGAAAGCGAAACGTTTCTTGCGGAAGGAGGATCCATTCTTTTAGCCATTGAGAAGGGGGATGGGGCGACTGATGATCATCCTGCGAGAAAGAGAATCCTTGACCTGGTCCGGGGTTATTATCTCTACGGAAACGATTTCGAAGACAGCGCCCTGGCTCGTGAGTTGCTGAAACAGGCAGGATTCAACGGCGATCATGATCCCTATCACCTCCTTGTCAAGGCAGGTTTCTGGCAGCAGGATGAGAATTACTATCTTGAACGGTTCGAGGTGCCGACGGATTTTCCCGAAGAAGTTCAGGCCGAGGCTGCATCCTGTATTGAACCGGATCTTGATGAACTTCTGGCCGACGGGTATCGGGATCTGACCGATTTGCCGCTCATTACCATTGATGGCGCGTTGACCCGGGATTTTGATGATGCCCTGCATATTGAAAAAATCGGGGAAAACTTCCGGGTCGGCATTCATGTCGCCGATGTGTCACGCTATGTCAAACCGCGCAGCCCCCTGTTCCTGGAAGCCGAAAAAAGATGCACCTCCCTCTATTTCGCCGATCGTCAGATACCCATGCTGCCTGCCGAGCTCTCAGAGGGGGCCTGCAGTCTGGTGAAAGACCGGATCCGGCCGGTAATCAGCGTCCTTGCGCTTCTCACACCCGCTGGAGAGGTGCTTGAATATAAGGTCGTCCGGGGGGTGGTCAGGGTCCGCAGGCAGCTGTCGTATGAAGAGGCGAACTCCCTGCTTGCTGACGATCCTGAACTCGCTCCCCTGGACAGATTGGGGCAGGTATTAAGAAAAAACAGGATCGATAATGGCGCATTGCTGATGCCCATCCCCGATGTGCTGATCGATTTCGCAGAGGATGGAGAAATCAGGGTCACCCTGGCCGATGCCGATTCCGGAGCCAGGGCGCTGATTGCCGAATTCATGGTCCTCGCGAACACCCTTGGCGCCTCATATGTGGCCGATCGGGAGGTCCCGGGATTGTTTCGCAGCCAGGAAGCTCCGCACCGGCGGTTGAGCGAGGGTTTCCACCGGGAGTTGTATCTCAATTTACGGCAGCGGAAATATCTGCGACCGGCAATGATCACCACCACCCCCAAACCCCACAGTTGTGTCGGGGCCGTGCAATACACCACCATGACTTCACCGATCAGGCGATTTTTCGATCTGGTCATGCAGCACCAGCTTTCGGCTATCCTGAAAGGTGAGAGGATGCGGTTTTCAAAATCCGAACTGAACGGATTTATCGCTTCCATCACCAGGCTCAACAGCAGGGCCAATCTGGTGCGGCGGCTGCGGCATCGCTACTGGCTGCTCAAGTATCTTGTAGCCGATGGCCGGGAAAGATTCCCGGCGCTGGTGGTTGACAAGGGGCCGAGAAAAGTCGTGGTGGTATTGACCGACATTCTGCTGGAAGGGGATCTTCCGCCAAATCAGGGGGCCCGGGTGGAGCCCGGCGACATGATCACGGTAAAACTTGCCAAGGTAAGCCCGCTCGACGATATCCTGCGGTTGGAATGGTGA
- the ychF gene encoding redox-regulated ATPase YchF produces the protein MGFRCGIVGLPNVGKSTIFNAMTSAGIESANYPFCTIEPNVGMVPVRDKRLDILSAIAKTKRTVNAQMEFVDIAGLVAGASKGEGLGNQFLAHIRQVDAIAHVVRCFEDSNIVHVEGSIDPLRDREVINTELILADMDTVSRRTDKTAGRARTGDKEAQVQLKVLEKLAALLDNGKPARLLEVDEGGRSLMKELCLLTAKPVLYVANVQEEDIATGNKWVEELEAAASEENAPVVVISGAIEEELSSLPADERQEFLNDMGMEESGLNRLVKAGYNMLGLIDYFTVGEKETRAWTIRKGATAPQAAGVIHTDFERGFIRAEVISYDDFVACGSEAKAKEKGLWRLEGKDYIVQDGDCVNFRFNV, from the coding sequence ATGGGATTTCGCTGCGGCATAGTCGGCCTGCCCAATGTTGGCAAATCGACAATTTTCAATGCCATGACCTCGGCCGGCATTGAATCGGCCAATTACCCCTTCTGCACTATTGAACCAAACGTCGGCATGGTGCCGGTCCGTGACAAACGGCTGGACATCCTCTCCGCGATCGCCAAAACCAAACGCACCGTAAATGCCCAGATGGAATTTGTCGATATCGCAGGTCTCGTCGCCGGCGCCAGCAAAGGTGAAGGCCTGGGCAACCAGTTCCTCGCCCATATCCGTCAGGTCGATGCAATCGCCCATGTGGTCCGCTGCTTTGAAGATTCTAACATTGTCCACGTCGAGGGTTCAATCGACCCGCTTCGCGACCGGGAAGTGATCAATACCGAACTGATCCTGGCTGATATGGACACGGTGAGCCGCAGAACCGACAAGACAGCGGGAAGAGCCCGTACCGGCGACAAGGAGGCCCAGGTGCAGCTGAAAGTGCTTGAAAAACTTGCAGCCCTTCTTGATAACGGTAAACCGGCAAGGCTTCTTGAGGTCGATGAAGGCGGCCGGTCTTTAATGAAAGAGCTCTGCCTGCTCACCGCCAAACCGGTCCTGTACGTTGCCAATGTACAGGAGGAGGATATTGCCACCGGCAATAAATGGGTAGAAGAGCTTGAAGCTGCAGCCAGTGAAGAAAACGCTCCGGTAGTTGTCATCTCGGGCGCCATCGAAGAAGAACTGAGCAGCCTGCCTGCCGATGAGCGGCAGGAGTTCCTAAACGACATGGGCATGGAGGAGTCGGGACTCAACCGGCTGGTCAAGGCCGGCTACAACATGCTCGGTTTGATAGACTACTTCACCGTCGGTGAAAAAGAGACCCGGGCATGGACCATCAGAAAAGGCGCAACCGCCCCTCAGGCGGCCGGCGTCATTCATACCGATTTTGAAAGGGGCTTTATCAGAGCCGAAGTCATCTCCTATGATGACTTCGTTGCCTGCGGCAGCGAGGCAAAAGCCAAAGAAAAAGGTCTGTGGCGCCTGGAAGGTAAAGATTACATTGTTCAGGATGGAGACTGTGTCAATTTTCGCTTCAACGTGTGA
- the pyrE gene encoding orotate phosphoribosyltransferase produces the protein MDNRQRLKEILLEKSYRKGTFKLSSGKESDFYIDGKQTTLSAEGAYLCGKLIFELLQDNQVPIEAVGGMTLGADPLVTAVSLVSFLEQSPVPAFIVRKESKGHGTGQYIEGLKNMPAGGTVALLEDVVTTGGTLLQVIDRVEAQGFKVGLVVTVVDRQEGGAEVLAKKGYPLKAVFTREQLLS, from the coding sequence TTGGATAACAGACAGAGACTGAAAGAAATCCTGCTTGAAAAATCATACCGGAAAGGCACCTTCAAACTTTCCTCCGGCAAAGAGTCCGATTTCTATATCGACGGCAAACAGACGACCCTCTCTGCGGAAGGGGCCTATCTCTGCGGCAAACTCATTTTTGAATTGCTTCAGGACAATCAAGTCCCGATTGAGGCGGTTGGCGGGATGACCCTGGGTGCAGACCCCCTGGTCACAGCCGTTTCCCTGGTGAGTTTTCTGGAACAGTCTCCGGTACCGGCCTTTATCGTCCGGAAAGAATCCAAGGGGCACGGCACCGGTCAGTATATCGAGGGGTTGAAAAACATGCCCGCCGGGGGCACGGTCGCCCTGCTGGAAGACGTTGTAACGACAGGCGGCACCCTGCTTCAGGTGATTGATCGCGTGGAAGCCCAGGGGTTTAAAGTGGGCCTGGTGGTGACCGTGGTTGACCGCCAGGAGGGCGGGGCCGAAGTTCTGGCTAAAAAAGGATACCCGCTGAAAGCCGTTTTTACCCGTGAGCAGTTATTGAGCTGA